A window from Rana temporaria chromosome 8, aRanTem1.1, whole genome shotgun sequence encodes these proteins:
- the LOC120909487 gene encoding gastrula zinc finger protein XlCGF17.1-like yields the protein MEEGEMIMENKQEESSLHMDTNYAQDNGTAQNSQQTHSFGQNLHHRPYCLARSMDPLNPEESSVRSQNITSDINLKSCIVDRSTDPSNPKKSSLNHEEDSFETGNKVPFRHQRTHIPEHSSSFSEFEKCFTNEGQLLTHQRSNTCEHPFSCSECGKCFTQKGCLLIHQRIHTGERPFCCSECGKCFIEKGKLLTHQRTHTGERPFSCSECRKSFAQKGTLIRHQRMHTGECPFSCSECGKCFPEKGKLLRHQRVHTGASSFSCSECGKCFTKKGKFLRHKETHRGEHSFCCLECGKCFTEKANLLVHYQSHKGKRPHSCLECGKIFNRRGNLLRHQIIHSRESPFACSECGKCFVVREKLLKHQRIHHSEHPFSS from the exons atggaggagggggagatgattaTGGAAAATAAACAGGAGGAATCTTCTCTACATATGGACACAA attATGCACAAGATAATGGAACAGCACAAAATTCACAACAAACACATTCCTTTGGTCAAAACTTACATCACAGACCATACTGTTTGGCAAGATCGATGGATCCTTTGAATCCTGAAGAATCCTCTGTTCGTTCACAAAATATCACTTCAGATATTAACCTAAAATCTTGCATTGTGGATAGATCAACTGATCCCTCTAATCCCAAGAAGTCTTCTTTAAACCATGAAGAAGATTCATTTGAGACTGGGAACAAAGTACCTTTTAGACACCAGAGAACTCACATTCCTGAACACTCGTCTTCCTTTTCGGAGTTCGAGAAATGTTTCACTAATGAAGGACAACTTCTTACACACCAGAGAAGCAACACATGTGAGCATCCTTTTtcctgttcagagtgtgggaaatgtttcactcagaAAGGATGCCTTCttatacaccagagaattcacacaggcgagcgtcctttttgctgttcagagtgcgggaaatgtttcattgAGAAAGGAAAACTTTTAACacaccagagaactcacacgggTGAACGTCCATTTTCCTGTTCAGAGTGCAGAAAAAGCTTTGCTCAGAAAGGAACCCTTATTAGACACCAGAGAATGCACACAGGTGAGTGCCCTTTTtcctgttcagagtgtgggaaatgtttccccGAGAAAGGGAAACTTCTCAGACATCAGAGAGTTCACACTGGAGCAAGTTCTTTttcctgttcagagtgcgggaaatgtttcacaaAGAAAGGTAAATTTCTTAGACACAAGGAAACTCACAGAGGTGAGCATTCTTTTTGCTGTttagagtgcggaaaatgtttcacTGAGAAAGCAAACCTTCTTGTACACTATCAAAGTCACAAAGGCAAGCGCCCGCACTCATGTTTGGAGTGCGGAAAAATTTTCAACCGCAGAGGGAACCTTCTTAGGCACCAGATAATTCACAGCCGTGAGAGTCCTTTTgcgtgttctgagtgcgggaaatgttttgttgtgagagaaaaactacttaaacatcagagaattcacCATAGTGAGCATCCTTTTTCCTCCTAA
- the LOC120909489 gene encoding gastrula zinc finger protein XlCGF17.1-like, with the protein MKKEEMVMECKQEESSPHMETSGHCVRNMNTSDGHCVQNMNTSDGHCVRNMNTAEGDFILFPDYEQNNGTSQHFPTTNSFGQRPYYVARSMAPSNPEESPHYSHNMTSDIHPKSPSVDRSTDPSNSKESPLNYEGVHIGDNSLSGLDCRKSFTNNRALLRHQRTHTHEHPISISSDGKCINMKGNLITHQRSHTGEGPFSCSECGKCLAHREGLYIHKRIHTGERPFSCSECGKCFTERGKLLRHQRIHTHERPFSCSDCGKCFSQKTDLLRHQRIHRGERPFSCSECGKCFTEKGGLSRHQKIHTGERPFSCSECGKGFIVKENLLIHQKRTHTG; encoded by the exons atgaaGAAGGAGGAGATGGTTATGGAATGTAAACAGGAGGAATCTTCTCCACACATGGAGACAA GTGGACACTGTGTACGGAATATGAATACCTCAGATGGACACTGTGTACAGAATATGAATACCTCAGATGGACACTGTGTACGGAATATGAATACCGCAGAgggagattttattttatttccagatTATGAACAAAATAACGGAACATCACAACATTTCCCAACAACCAATTCCTTTGGTCAAAGACCTTACTATGTGGCAAGATCTATGGCTCCTTCGAATCCTGAGGAATCCCCTCATTATTCACATAATATGACTTCAGATATTCAtccaaaatctcccagtgtggaTAGATCAACAGATCCCTCTAATTCCAAGGAGTCTCCTTTAAACTACGAAGGAGTTCATATAGGAGACAATTCATTGTCAGGTTTAGACTGCAGGAAATCTTTCACTAACAACAGAGCACTTCTTAGacaccagagaactcacacaCATGAACATCCTATTTCCATTTCCAGTGATGGGAAATGTATCAATATGAAAGGAAATCTTATTAcgcaccagagaagtcacacagGTGAAGGTCCTTTttcctgttcagagtgcgggaaatgtttggCACACAGAGAGGGCCTTTATATACacaagagaattcacacgggtgagcgtcctttttcctgttcggagtgcgggaaatgtttcacagAGAGAGGAAAACTTCttagacaccagagaattcacactcaCGAGCGTCCTTTTTCCTGTTCGGattgtgggaaatgtttctctCAGAAAACAGATCTCCTtcgacaccagagaattcacagaggtgagcgtcctttttcctgttcggagtgcgggaaatgttttacagaGAAAGGAGGCCTTAGTAGACACCAaaaaattcacacaggtgagcgtccattttcctgttctgagtgtgggaaaggcTTCATTGTGAAGGAAAATCTTCTTATACACCAGAAAAGAACTCACACTGGTTAG
- the LOC120909477 gene encoding gastrula zinc finger protein XlCGF26.1-like, which produces MQIKVKIKEEEEETSVMNYQQTAEDVEIMVSIKHDEPSLDISNDGSSNGNPPERCPRFLDSQESTEEDCDIHHHDQAEELKIIKLEVKEEEEEETFVEGDQQSMEEGEINIKNKPEKSLYINTSGNYVQNQSISDGVLVMSPDCNTEDNEATQNPSGVKSNQLARSMNRRKSQKSCQNLHTITSDIPLNTDRSTDPANPKKPSSGGHTEEDSLSCSECGKSFTDNKALLTHQKSHKAERPFSCSVCGKCFAWKRVLSEHQKIHTGERPFPCSECGKCFTQKGDLVRHQRIHTGERPYSCSECGKSFTQKIVLLTHQRTHTGEYPFSCSECGKCFSRKENLIGHQKRHLGKLPFSCTDCGKCFSQKGNLYKHQRIHTGERPFSCSECGKCFIHKAHLLLHQKSHTGKGLFSCSECGKCYIQKSALLVHQRIHTGLYPFSCSDCGKCFTEKEKLLIHQRNHTGERPYSCSDCEKCFTQKGHLLTHQKSHTGERPFSCSECGKSFARKEVLIEHQRIHTGERPFACKECGKSFTRKGSLVGHEKIHTGEGLFSCTVCGKCFRFKGNLVRHQKTHPC; this is translated from the exons ATGCAGATTAAAGTTAAGAttaaggaggaagaagaggagacatCCGTCATGAATTATCAACAAACAGCAGAGGATGTTGAAATAATGGTGTCAATCAAACATGATGAACCTTCTTTAGATATCAGCAATG atggatccagtaatgggaacccaccagagagatgtccccgttttCTGGATTCTCAAGAATCCACAGAGGAAGATTGCGACATCCATCACCATGATCAG GCTGAAGAACTGAAAATCATCAAACttgaggttaaagaggaagaagaagaggagacatTTGTGgaaggagatcagcagtctatggaggagggggagataaatataaaaaataaaccggAGAAATCTCTCTATATCAACACAA GTGGAAACTACGTTCAAAATCAAAGTATATCAGATGGAGTTCTTGTTATGTCTCCGGACTGTAATACGGAAGATAATGAAGCAACACAAAACCCTTCAGGAGTGAAGTCCAACCAGTTGGCAAGATCGATGAATCGCCGTAAATCCCAGAAATCTTGTCAGAATTTACATACCATAACTTCTGATATTCCTCTCAATACAGATAGATCAACAGATCCAGCTAACCCCAAGAAACCTTCTTCAGGAGGCCACACAGAAGAGGACTCCTTGTCATGTTCGGAGTGTGGGAAATCTTTTACGGACAACAAAGCACTTCTTACGCACCAGAAAAGCCACAAAGCTGAGCGTCCCTTTTCATGCTCAGTGTGTGGGAAATGCTTCGCTTGGAAAAGAGTACTTAGCgaacaccagaaaattcacacggGTGAACGCCCTTtcccttgttcagagtgcgggaaatgtttcacacAGAAAGGCGACCTTGTTAGACACCAAAGAATTCACACGGGAGAACGTCCCTAttcgtgttcagagtgtgggaaaagtTTTACTCAGAAAATTGTACTTCTTACacaccagagaactcacacgggGGAATATCCTTTTTCATGctcggagtgcgggaaatgtttctctaGGAAAGAAAACCTCATTGGACACCAGAAAAGACACTTGGGTAAGCTTCCGTTTTCTTGTACAGACTGCGGAAAATGCTTCAGCCAAAAAGGAAACCTTTATAAGCACCAAAGAATTCACACGGGCGAGCGCCCTttttcgtgttcagagtgcgggaaatgtttcatccACAAAGCACACCTGCTTCTACACCAGAAAAGCCACACAGGTAAGGGCCTTTTTTCCTGctcagagtgcggaaaatgttataTTCAGAAAAGCGCACTTCTTgtgcaccagagaattcacacgggcctATATCCTTTTTCATGTTCGGACTGCGGGAAGTGTTTCACCGAGAAAGAAAAACTTCTCATCCACCAGAGAAACCatacgggtgagcgtccttattcgtgtTCAGATTGCGAGAAATGTTTCACTCAGAAAGGACACCTTCTTACACACCAGAAGAGTCACACGGGGGAGCGCCCTTTTTCatgttcggagtgcgggaaaagttttgcGCGGAAAGAAGTGCTCATcgaacaccagagaattcacacaggcgaGCGCCCTTTCGCTTGTaaagagtgcgggaaaagtttcacTAGGAAAGGAAGCCTTGTCGGACACGAGAAAATTCATACGGGCGAGGGCCTGTTTTCGTGTAcggtgtgcgggaaatgttttcgaTTTAAAGGCAATCTAGTTAGACATCAGAAGACACACCCCTGCTGA
- the LOC120910514 gene encoding gastrula zinc finger protein XlCGF17.1-like, translating to MYAIDYIMWRHQWIPLILRNLLIIHIIELTECGKRFTQKGDLLIHQRSHTGERAFSCSECGKSFFRKDNLVKHHRIHTGERPFSCSECGKGFIQKWDLFMHQRNHTGAHPFSCSECEKCFNTKQRLLAHERTHTGERPFSCSECGKCFTQQGSLLKHQRIHTGERPFSCSECGKCFTEKGSLLTHHRIHTGESPFSCSECGKCFNQKGNLNMHQRIHTGERPFSCLECGRCFTQKGDLVAHQKTHRSKRPYSCSECGKCFCDKAKLDIHQRIHTGEYPYSCPQCGNCFTEEADLVTHQETHKTGPPYSCSECGKCFRDRAKLVIHQRIHTANLEDSRTIGSQDRVFGREEKQTAGHMQRGAAGGEAAKASFTGVLPRMQHQHHHLVIVPPKT from the exons ATGTACGCCATAGACTATATCATGTGGAGACATCAATGGATCCCTCTAATCCTGAGGAATCTTCTGATCATTCACATAAT AGAACTCACAGAGTGCGGGAAACGCTTCACTCAGAAAGGGGACCTTCTTatacaccagagaagtcacacagGCGAGCGCGCGTtctcgtgttcagagtgcgggaaaagtttcttTAGGAAAGACAACCTTGTTAAACACCACaggattcacacaggtgagcgtcctttttcatgttcagagtgcgggaaaggtttcattCAGAAATGGGACCTTTTTATGCACCAGAGAAATCACACGGGTGCGCATCCATTTTCATGTTCTGAATGTGAAAAATGTTTCAACACAAAGCAGCGCCTCCTTGCACATGAGAGAACTCACACGGGCGAGCGTCCTTtctcgtgttcagagtgcgggaaatgtttcactcagCAAGGAAGCCTTCtcaaacaccagagaattcacacaggcgagcgtccattttcctgttcagagtgtgggaagtgttttaCTGAGAAAGGAAGTCTTCTTACACACCatagaattcacacgggtgagagccctttttcctgttcagagtgcgggaaatgtttcaatcAGAAAGGCAATCTTAATAtgcaccagaggattcacacaggtgagcgtcctttctCCTGCTTGGAGTGCGGCAGATGTTTCACTCAAAAAGGAGACCTTGTTGCACACCAGAAAACGCACAGAAGTAAGCGcccctattcatgttcagagtgcgggaaatgtttctgcGACAAAGCAAAACTTGAtatacaccagagaattcacacaggcgaGTATCCCTATTCATGTCCACAGTGTGGGAATTGTTTCACCGAAGAAGCAGACCTTGTTACACACCAGGAAACCCACAAGACCGGGcctccttattcatgttcagagtgcgggaaatgtttccgcGATAGAGCAAAACTTGTtatacaccagaggattcacacag ccaacctTGAGGACTCCCggacaatcgggtctcaggaccgggtgtttggccgggaggagaagcaaacCGCGGGCCATATGCAGCGAGGAGCCGCAGGTGGAGAGGCAGCAAAAGCCTCTTTTACAGGAGTCCTACCCCGGATGcagcaccaacaccaccacctcgTCATCGTCCCCCCTAAG ACGTAA